From Dermochelys coriacea isolate rDerCor1 chromosome 9, rDerCor1.pri.v4, whole genome shotgun sequence, one genomic window encodes:
- the ZBTB38 gene encoding zinc finger and BTB domain-containing protein 38 isoform X2 — MTVMSHSKDLKDNFHSDTVLSILNEQRIRGILCDVTIIVEDTKFKAHRNVLAASSLYFKNIFWSHTICISGHVLELDDLKAEVFTEILNYIYSSTVVVKRQETVTDLAAAGKKLGISFLEDLTDINFSNSPCPFAFCITEKGVVKEEKNEKRHEDSTITNGPRITNAFSIFENENNNLFSPLDLRASFKKVSETSKVTNVGLDRDDVGKDAEPASTLAEHSYAVSSGGDAFQGTPFLEHDSSPLNKMSEDNYETLQTTPLLQPIKQACGTPKMAFKPQCTGLAIAKMSAPKVTNKEVQQGAVTDQAIIPFPHDKAGDLLFSTEEENKSANIPGSKGTVIPPVYRCNFCTRLFDDRALLSTHLQLHINHQEPLTCKYCSKQFADLNILENHEQVCRSSGSISVQSGNEQKCLDNYTTTDERNGSSHGNTEPLLSENNITDYSSANCTLPETDHLVKVVDGQILYTCIVCKRSYVTLSSLRRHANVHSWRRTYPCHYCNKVFALAEYRTRHEIWHTGERRYQCIFCLETFMTYYILKNHQKSFHAIDHRLAVNKKTANGGLKPSMYPYKLYRLLPMKCRRLPYKSYQNSSYENVQANNQVNEATSSTCIIQNSLNSELPSLNFQNNILTNNTTISLNTSSCNDATFSMNIQNVSPWAVGMLNSDLQSDFFTAEKSVPTAANELSSGSQECDSSILSFSNVSEKSASVINYSSSAPSVIMHSSRVSSVIMHSNAVTSVGSSKTICSNNTANQSIKDDCKHGSDNYGKGITKAKTIKEKKKTLLYNRGETLEELQYITGSGSSSNKATDTFQESSKTETYIAKPALPGTSTDSNVAPLCQITVKIGNEAIVKRHILGSKLFYKRERRSKCDSEQANQPQETETERKERSPARLCRSECMELTEMCDDVSDQDSNDKPWRPYYNYKPKKKSKQLRKMRKVKWRKNHGNKNSSSESQNMCNREYALRNIPEENGVNKEGNTEMPNLHCELCEIKKSSTEEIKEPIHWHVPTSKPYICELCQKQFQSPSTLKMHMRCHTGEKPYTCNTCGKCFSVPGNLQKHERIHLGVKDFVCQYCSKAFTLNETLKKHERIHTGEKRYHCQFCLQSFLYLSTKRNHEQRHVHEHNGKGYACLQCPKICKTAAALGMHQKKHVFKSPSQQDREEYLCNESSKPLENQDFIDSDRNEVNSIQSMTPKVIL, encoded by the coding sequence atgaCAGTCATGTCCCATTCAAAGGATCTCAAGGATAACTTTCATAGTGACACGGTATTATCCATTTTAAATGAACAGCGCATTCGGGGTATTTTATGTGATGTCACTATAATTGTGGAAGATACCAAATTTAAAGCCCACAGAAATGTACTAGCAGCTTCAAGcctttatttcaaaaatattttttggagtCATACGATCTGTATTTCTGGACATGTCCTGGAGTTAGATGACCTTAAGGCTGAAGTATTTACTGAAATACTTAATTATATCTACAGTTCCACAGTAGTTGTTAAGAGACAGGAGACTGTAACAGACCTTGCAGCTGCGGGGAAAAAACTGGGAATATCATTTCTGGAAGATCTTACAGACATTAATTTTTCAAATTCCCCTTGTCCATTTGCATTTTGTATTACTGAAAAAGGGGTggtcaaagaagaaaaaaatgaaaaaagacatGAAGATTCAACTATCACAAACGGGCCAAGAATCACAAATgcattttcaatttttgaaaatgaaaataataatttgttttctcCACTTGACTTGAGAGCGAGTTTTAAAAAGGTATCTGAGACCAGTAAAGTAACCAATGTTGGCCTTGATAGGGATGATGTTGGAAAAGATGCTGAGCCAGCCAGTACGTTAGCTGAACACTCCTATGCAGTTTCTTCTGGAGGTGATGCTTTTCAAGGAACTCCTTTTTTAGAACATGACAGCAGCCCCCTGAATAAAATGAGTGAAGACAATTATGAAACTCTCCAGACAACACCGCTACTTCAACCAATAAAACAAGCATGTGGTACACCAAAGATGGCCTTTAAACCCCAGTGTACTGGTCTGGCTATAGCAAAAATGTCAGCCCCCAAAGTAACCAATaaagaggttcaacaaggagcAGTTACAGATCAAGCGATTATTCCTTTCCCTCATGATAAGGCAGGAGACTTACTTTTTTCCACAGAAGAGGAAAATAAATCTGCTAACATCCCTGGATCCAAAGGAACAGTTATTCCACCTGTTTACAGATGTAACTTTTGTACTAGATTATTTGATGATAGAGCTTTACTCAGTACCCATCTTCAGCTTCACATAAATCATCAGGAACCTTTAACATGCAAATACTGCAGCAAGCAATTTGCAGATCTTAACATACTGGAGAATCATGAACAAGTCTGCAGGAGTTCAGGCAGCATATCTGTTCAGAGCggaaatgaacaaaaatgtttagatAACTATACTACTACTGATGAAAGAAATGGAAGCTCACATGGAAACACAGAGCCTCTGTTGTCTGAAAACAATATTACTGATTACTCCAGTGCAAACTGCACCTTGCCAGAAACAGATCATTTGGTTAAAGTTGTTGATGGGCAGATATTATATACATGCATTGTTTGCAAACGTAGCTATGTAACATTGTCCAGCCTTCGAAGACATGCAAATGTGCATTCATGGagaagaacctatccttgccattACTGCAACAAAGTATTTGCATTAGCTGAATATCGTACCAGACATGAAATCTGGCACACAGGAGAAAGGCGTTATCAGTGCATTTTCTGCCTTGAGACTTTCATGACCTATTATATACTAAAAAATCATCAGAAATCTTTCCATGCAATTGACCATCGACTTGCAGTAAATAAAAAAACAGCTAATGGAGGCTTAAAGCCTAGCATGTATCCTTACAAACTTTATAGACTTTTACCTATGAAATGCAGAAGGCTACCTTATAAATCCTACCAGAATTCTTCATATGAAAATGTACAAGCAAACAACCAAGTTAATGAAGCAACTTCTAGTACCTGCATTATTCAGAATTCTCTCAACTCTGAACTACCTTCGCtgaattttcaaaataatatattaacAAACAATACCACTATTTCCTTGAATACATCTTCATGCAATGATGCAACATTTTCTATGAATATTCAGAATGTTTCACCTTGGGCAGTAGGAATGTTAAATTCTGACCTACAAAGTGACTTTTTTACTGCAGAAAAATCAgtgcccacagctgcaaatgaacTTAGTTCTGGTTCTCAGGAATGTGATTCCTCCATTCTGTCTTTCAGTAATGTGAGTGAAAAGTCAGCCTCTGTTATTAACTATAGCAGCTCAGCACCCTCGGTTATAATGCACAGTAGTAGAGTTTCATCAGTAATAATGCACAGTAATGCAGTCACTTCTGTGGGAAGCAGTAAGACAATATGCTCCAATAATACAGCCAATCAGTCCATAAAAGATGACTGTAAACATGGGTCAGATAATTATGGCAAAGGCATTACTAAAGCAAaaactattaaagaaaaaaagaaaacacttctGTACAATAGAGGAGAAACACTCGAGGAATTACAGTATATTACAGGATCTGGAAGTTCATCTAACAAGGCTACAGATACTTTTCAAGAATCAAGTAAAACTGAAACCTACATTGCAAAGCCTGCCTTACCTGGAACATCTACTGATAGTAATGTTGCTCCTCTTTGTCAAATAACAGTAAAAATTGGGAATGAGGCTATTGTAAAAAGACATATTTTAGGATCCAAACTGTTTTATAAAAGAGAAAGAAGGTCTAAATGTGACTCTgaacaggccaatcagcctcaggagactgaaacagagagaaaagaaagaagccCAGCTAGGCTTTGCAGATCAGAATGTATGGAACTGACTGAAATGTGCGATGATGTAAGTGATCAGGATTCCAATGACAAACCCTGGAGACCTTATTATAATtacaaaccaaaaaagaaatctaaacaGCTAAGAAAAATGAGAAAAGTCAAATGGAGGAAGAATCATGGGAACAAGAACTCCAGTAGTGAAAGTCAAAATATGTGCAATAGAGAGTATGCACTTAgaaacattcctgaagaaaatggCGTCAATAAAGAAGGAAACACGGAAATGCCTAATCTTCATTGTGAGCTCTGTGAGATAAAGAAATCTTCCACTGAAGAAATCAAAGAACCTATACATTGGCATGTACCTACTTCAAAGCCTTATATTTGTGAATTATGCCAAAAGCAGTTCCAGAGCCCATCCACACTAAAAATGCATATGAGATGTCATACTGGGGAAAAGCCCTATACTTGTAATACCTGTGGTAAGTGTTTTTCAGTTCCAGGAAACCTACAGAAACATGAACGCATTCACTTGGGTGTCAAGGATTTTGTCTGTCAATATTGTAGTAAGGCATTCACTTTAAATGAAACTCTCAAAAAACATGAAAGAATACATACTGGAGAAAAACGCTACCATTGTCAATTCTGCTTACAGAGTTTTTTATATCTTTCTACCAAAAGAAATCATGAGCAAAGACATGTACATGAACATAATGGAAAAGGATATGCTTGTCTTCAGTGCCCCAAAATTTGCAAGACAGCAGCTGCTCTTGGAATGCATCAGAAGAAACATGTATTCAAAAGCCCAAGTCAACAGGATAGAGAAGAGTATTTGTGTAATGAAAGCTCTAAACCTTTGGAAAATCAAGATTTCATTGACTCAGATAGGAATGAAGTGAATAGTATACAGAGTATGACTCCAAAAGTTATACTTTGA
- the ZBTB38 gene encoding zinc finger and BTB domain-containing protein 38 isoform X1 — MPVISNMTVMSHSKDLKDNFHSDTVLSILNEQRIRGILCDVTIIVEDTKFKAHRNVLAASSLYFKNIFWSHTICISGHVLELDDLKAEVFTEILNYIYSSTVVVKRQETVTDLAAAGKKLGISFLEDLTDINFSNSPCPFAFCITEKGVVKEEKNEKRHEDSTITNGPRITNAFSIFENENNNLFSPLDLRASFKKVSETSKVTNVGLDRDDVGKDAEPASTLAEHSYAVSSGGDAFQGTPFLEHDSSPLNKMSEDNYETLQTTPLLQPIKQACGTPKMAFKPQCTGLAIAKMSAPKVTNKEVQQGAVTDQAIIPFPHDKAGDLLFSTEEENKSANIPGSKGTVIPPVYRCNFCTRLFDDRALLSTHLQLHINHQEPLTCKYCSKQFADLNILENHEQVCRSSGSISVQSGNEQKCLDNYTTTDERNGSSHGNTEPLLSENNITDYSSANCTLPETDHLVKVVDGQILYTCIVCKRSYVTLSSLRRHANVHSWRRTYPCHYCNKVFALAEYRTRHEIWHTGERRYQCIFCLETFMTYYILKNHQKSFHAIDHRLAVNKKTANGGLKPSMYPYKLYRLLPMKCRRLPYKSYQNSSYENVQANNQVNEATSSTCIIQNSLNSELPSLNFQNNILTNNTTISLNTSSCNDATFSMNIQNVSPWAVGMLNSDLQSDFFTAEKSVPTAANELSSGSQECDSSILSFSNVSEKSASVINYSSSAPSVIMHSSRVSSVIMHSNAVTSVGSSKTICSNNTANQSIKDDCKHGSDNYGKGITKAKTIKEKKKTLLYNRGETLEELQYITGSGSSSNKATDTFQESSKTETYIAKPALPGTSTDSNVAPLCQITVKIGNEAIVKRHILGSKLFYKRERRSKCDSEQANQPQETETERKERSPARLCRSECMELTEMCDDVSDQDSNDKPWRPYYNYKPKKKSKQLRKMRKVKWRKNHGNKNSSSESQNMCNREYALRNIPEENGVNKEGNTEMPNLHCELCEIKKSSTEEIKEPIHWHVPTSKPYICELCQKQFQSPSTLKMHMRCHTGEKPYTCNTCGKCFSVPGNLQKHERIHLGVKDFVCQYCSKAFTLNETLKKHERIHTGEKRYHCQFCLQSFLYLSTKRNHEQRHVHEHNGKGYACLQCPKICKTAAALGMHQKKHVFKSPSQQDREEYLCNESSKPLENQDFIDSDRNEVNSIQSMTPKVIL; from the coding sequence atgaCAGTCATGTCCCATTCAAAGGATCTCAAGGATAACTTTCATAGTGACACGGTATTATCCATTTTAAATGAACAGCGCATTCGGGGTATTTTATGTGATGTCACTATAATTGTGGAAGATACCAAATTTAAAGCCCACAGAAATGTACTAGCAGCTTCAAGcctttatttcaaaaatattttttggagtCATACGATCTGTATTTCTGGACATGTCCTGGAGTTAGATGACCTTAAGGCTGAAGTATTTACTGAAATACTTAATTATATCTACAGTTCCACAGTAGTTGTTAAGAGACAGGAGACTGTAACAGACCTTGCAGCTGCGGGGAAAAAACTGGGAATATCATTTCTGGAAGATCTTACAGACATTAATTTTTCAAATTCCCCTTGTCCATTTGCATTTTGTATTACTGAAAAAGGGGTggtcaaagaagaaaaaaatgaaaaaagacatGAAGATTCAACTATCACAAACGGGCCAAGAATCACAAATgcattttcaatttttgaaaatgaaaataataatttgttttctcCACTTGACTTGAGAGCGAGTTTTAAAAAGGTATCTGAGACCAGTAAAGTAACCAATGTTGGCCTTGATAGGGATGATGTTGGAAAAGATGCTGAGCCAGCCAGTACGTTAGCTGAACACTCCTATGCAGTTTCTTCTGGAGGTGATGCTTTTCAAGGAACTCCTTTTTTAGAACATGACAGCAGCCCCCTGAATAAAATGAGTGAAGACAATTATGAAACTCTCCAGACAACACCGCTACTTCAACCAATAAAACAAGCATGTGGTACACCAAAGATGGCCTTTAAACCCCAGTGTACTGGTCTGGCTATAGCAAAAATGTCAGCCCCCAAAGTAACCAATaaagaggttcaacaaggagcAGTTACAGATCAAGCGATTATTCCTTTCCCTCATGATAAGGCAGGAGACTTACTTTTTTCCACAGAAGAGGAAAATAAATCTGCTAACATCCCTGGATCCAAAGGAACAGTTATTCCACCTGTTTACAGATGTAACTTTTGTACTAGATTATTTGATGATAGAGCTTTACTCAGTACCCATCTTCAGCTTCACATAAATCATCAGGAACCTTTAACATGCAAATACTGCAGCAAGCAATTTGCAGATCTTAACATACTGGAGAATCATGAACAAGTCTGCAGGAGTTCAGGCAGCATATCTGTTCAGAGCggaaatgaacaaaaatgtttagatAACTATACTACTACTGATGAAAGAAATGGAAGCTCACATGGAAACACAGAGCCTCTGTTGTCTGAAAACAATATTACTGATTACTCCAGTGCAAACTGCACCTTGCCAGAAACAGATCATTTGGTTAAAGTTGTTGATGGGCAGATATTATATACATGCATTGTTTGCAAACGTAGCTATGTAACATTGTCCAGCCTTCGAAGACATGCAAATGTGCATTCATGGagaagaacctatccttgccattACTGCAACAAAGTATTTGCATTAGCTGAATATCGTACCAGACATGAAATCTGGCACACAGGAGAAAGGCGTTATCAGTGCATTTTCTGCCTTGAGACTTTCATGACCTATTATATACTAAAAAATCATCAGAAATCTTTCCATGCAATTGACCATCGACTTGCAGTAAATAAAAAAACAGCTAATGGAGGCTTAAAGCCTAGCATGTATCCTTACAAACTTTATAGACTTTTACCTATGAAATGCAGAAGGCTACCTTATAAATCCTACCAGAATTCTTCATATGAAAATGTACAAGCAAACAACCAAGTTAATGAAGCAACTTCTAGTACCTGCATTATTCAGAATTCTCTCAACTCTGAACTACCTTCGCtgaattttcaaaataatatattaacAAACAATACCACTATTTCCTTGAATACATCTTCATGCAATGATGCAACATTTTCTATGAATATTCAGAATGTTTCACCTTGGGCAGTAGGAATGTTAAATTCTGACCTACAAAGTGACTTTTTTACTGCAGAAAAATCAgtgcccacagctgcaaatgaacTTAGTTCTGGTTCTCAGGAATGTGATTCCTCCATTCTGTCTTTCAGTAATGTGAGTGAAAAGTCAGCCTCTGTTATTAACTATAGCAGCTCAGCACCCTCGGTTATAATGCACAGTAGTAGAGTTTCATCAGTAATAATGCACAGTAATGCAGTCACTTCTGTGGGAAGCAGTAAGACAATATGCTCCAATAATACAGCCAATCAGTCCATAAAAGATGACTGTAAACATGGGTCAGATAATTATGGCAAAGGCATTACTAAAGCAAaaactattaaagaaaaaaagaaaacacttctGTACAATAGAGGAGAAACACTCGAGGAATTACAGTATATTACAGGATCTGGAAGTTCATCTAACAAGGCTACAGATACTTTTCAAGAATCAAGTAAAACTGAAACCTACATTGCAAAGCCTGCCTTACCTGGAACATCTACTGATAGTAATGTTGCTCCTCTTTGTCAAATAACAGTAAAAATTGGGAATGAGGCTATTGTAAAAAGACATATTTTAGGATCCAAACTGTTTTATAAAAGAGAAAGAAGGTCTAAATGTGACTCTgaacaggccaatcagcctcaggagactgaaacagagagaaaagaaagaagccCAGCTAGGCTTTGCAGATCAGAATGTATGGAACTGACTGAAATGTGCGATGATGTAAGTGATCAGGATTCCAATGACAAACCCTGGAGACCTTATTATAATtacaaaccaaaaaagaaatctaaacaGCTAAGAAAAATGAGAAAAGTCAAATGGAGGAAGAATCATGGGAACAAGAACTCCAGTAGTGAAAGTCAAAATATGTGCAATAGAGAGTATGCACTTAgaaacattcctgaagaaaatggCGTCAATAAAGAAGGAAACACGGAAATGCCTAATCTTCATTGTGAGCTCTGTGAGATAAAGAAATCTTCCACTGAAGAAATCAAAGAACCTATACATTGGCATGTACCTACTTCAAAGCCTTATATTTGTGAATTATGCCAAAAGCAGTTCCAGAGCCCATCCACACTAAAAATGCATATGAGATGTCATACTGGGGAAAAGCCCTATACTTGTAATACCTGTGGTAAGTGTTTTTCAGTTCCAGGAAACCTACAGAAACATGAACGCATTCACTTGGGTGTCAAGGATTTTGTCTGTCAATATTGTAGTAAGGCATTCACTTTAAATGAAACTCTCAAAAAACATGAAAGAATACATACTGGAGAAAAACGCTACCATTGTCAATTCTGCTTACAGAGTTTTTTATATCTTTCTACCAAAAGAAATCATGAGCAAAGACATGTACATGAACATAATGGAAAAGGATATGCTTGTCTTCAGTGCCCCAAAATTTGCAAGACAGCAGCTGCTCTTGGAATGCATCAGAAGAAACATGTATTCAAAAGCCCAAGTCAACAGGATAGAGAAGAGTATTTGTGTAATGAAAGCTCTAAACCTTTGGAAAATCAAGATTTCATTGACTCAGATAGGAATGAAGTGAATAGTATACAGAGTATGACTCCAAAAGTTATACTTTGA